The Clostridium sporogenes genome contains a region encoding:
- a CDS encoding cell division protein FtsL, whose amino-acid sequence MVMLEGKNRFNGNTVLKPQYEPQREKDKEKEKKEQYKKNKKIRQKLLKKKFKTLRNIIIAFILGVTLVARYGILYGMQKELSSVNSEISEVEKESENLKVELVHHSNLSNIEKVAGQNLKMVSPNKDSAIYTDLSYNNFKKENSKNHIGEKHNSFLEFFSNLKKVLF is encoded by the coding sequence TTGGTAATGTTAGAGGGAAAAAACAGATTTAATGGGAATACAGTTTTAAAGCCACAGTATGAACCACAGAGAGAAAAAGATAAAGAAAAAGAGAAAAAAGAGCAATACAAAAAGAATAAAAAAATACGACAAAAGCTTTTAAAAAAGAAATTCAAAACTTTAAGAAATATTATAATAGCTTTTATATTAGGGGTTACTTTAGTTGCTAGATATGGAATATTATATGGTATGCAAAAAGAGTTAAGTAGTGTAAATAGTGAGATATCAGAAGTAGAAAAGGAAAGTGAAAATTTGAAGGTAGAATTAGTTCACCATAGTAATTTAAGCAATATAGAAAAGGTAGCGGGTCAAAATCTTAAAATGGTATCCCCTAATAAGGATTCAGCAATATATACGGATTTGAGCTATAATAACTTTAAAAAAGAAAATTCTAAGAATCATATTGGGGAAAAACATAACAGTTTTTTAGAGTTTTTTTCTAATTTAAAGAAAGTGCTATTTTAA
- a CDS encoding stage V sporulation protein D encodes MSNSKYRDKVIIRKRMIFIFTLLILAFIGLVIKMGTIMIGQSPMLKKKAVDQWTSEVKIDAKRGRILDRNGNELAVSANVYRVDLDMNTLRSTMEEKKLSKKDVASKLSKALDMEQKEVEKVLDKKLPSGLPLASATLKRRIEKDKADKVRELDLRGILVSADTKRYYPNNNFLSHVLGHTNSDGRGLTGVELYYNNILSGKPGVRIAETDNKSKELPYTISEYTKPEDGKDLILTIDEMIQHFSEKAAEQALKDNKAKAVSVVVMDPKTGEVLAMANKPDYNPNDPWQEGKSYEELQQNWRNRSVNDTFEPGSVFKVFTAATALEENLITSEDKFTCNGSITIGKRTIRCWKSGGHGTQNFIEILKNSCNVGFAQLGHKIGKEKLNSYIQKFGFGKKTGIDLPGEAPGITKKTENISDIDLATISFGQANTLSIVQYLQAFNAVANGGNLIKPHVMKEIGHFNEEKNKEIIEKKNTIDSKQVLNKEKMATLRSYLEKVVAEGGGKKAYIAGYHIGGKTGTAQKAGKGGYMPGKYVASFAGMAPANDPRITVFVSIDEPDPSNYYAGQIAAPAAQGLFKDIFNYLALKSDADGEDIAKSLLKDITIPEVRGKTKEEAQKILKDLKLDCEIQSQGEYVVDMNPKPGYTVKEGSKIVLYTGNNQNYNKVVVVPNVKGHTVEQAMSVLNSIGLRGDIQGDGIISHQSIEANKEVKKGTMVNLKAEPIGD; translated from the coding sequence TTGTCAAATAGTAAGTACAGAGACAAAGTAATAATTAGAAAAAGAATGATATTTATATTTACTCTTTTAATTTTAGCTTTTATAGGCTTAGTAATAAAAATGGGAACTATAATGATAGGTCAGTCTCCAATGTTGAAAAAAAAAGCTGTGGATCAATGGACAAGTGAGGTAAAAATTGATGCTAAAAGAGGGAGAATACTAGACAGAAATGGCAACGAGCTAGCAGTAAGTGCTAATGTGTACAGAGTAGATTTAGATATGAATACTTTGAGAAGTACTATGGAAGAAAAAAAGCTGTCTAAAAAAGATGTAGCATCAAAACTTTCAAAAGCATTAGATATGGAACAAAAAGAAGTAGAAAAAGTATTAGATAAAAAGCTTCCAAGTGGATTACCTTTAGCCTCTGCCACTTTAAAAAGAAGAATAGAAAAGGACAAGGCTGACAAGGTGAGAGAATTAGATTTAAGGGGAATTTTAGTATCTGCAGATACTAAAAGATACTACCCTAATAATAATTTTTTATCTCATGTATTAGGACATACAAATTCCGATGGAAGGGGACTTACAGGGGTAGAATTGTACTATAACAATATATTATCAGGTAAGCCAGGGGTAAGAATTGCTGAAACGGATAATAAAAGCAAGGAATTACCTTATACTATTTCAGAATACACTAAACCAGAGGATGGAAAAGATTTAATATTAACTATAGATGAAATGATACAACACTTTAGTGAGAAGGCGGCAGAGCAAGCTTTAAAGGATAACAAAGCAAAGGCAGTATCTGTAGTGGTAATGGATCCTAAAACTGGAGAAGTACTAGCTATGGCAAATAAGCCAGATTATAATCCTAATGATCCTTGGCAGGAAGGGAAAAGCTATGAAGAACTTCAACAAAACTGGAGAAATAGATCGGTTAATGATACTTTTGAACCAGGATCTGTATTTAAAGTTTTTACAGCAGCGACGGCTTTAGAAGAAAATTTAATAACCTCCGAGGATAAGTTTACTTGTAATGGAAGTATAACTATAGGGAAAAGAACTATACGTTGCTGGAAAAGTGGAGGACATGGTACTCAAAATTTTATAGAAATACTTAAAAACTCTTGTAACGTAGGTTTTGCACAGTTAGGTCATAAGATAGGTAAAGAAAAATTAAATTCATATATTCAAAAATTTGGTTTTGGTAAAAAAACTGGTATAGACCTTCCAGGAGAAGCTCCAGGGATAACAAAGAAAACGGAAAATATATCAGATATAGATTTAGCTACAATATCCTTTGGTCAAGCTAATACATTGTCTATAGTACAATATCTCCAAGCGTTTAATGCAGTGGCTAATGGAGGAAATCTTATAAAACCTCATGTTATGAAAGAAATAGGACATTTTAATGAGGAAAAAAATAAAGAAATAATAGAAAAGAAAAATACTATAGATAGTAAGCAGGTTTTAAATAAAGAAAAGATGGCTACCCTAAGAAGCTATTTAGAAAAAGTAGTAGCAGAAGGGGGAGGTAAAAAGGCTTATATAGCAGGTTATCATATAGGTGGTAAAACTGGTACAGCTCAAAAGGCTGGTAAGGGTGGATATATGCCTGGTAAGTATGTAGCTTCCTTTGCAGGAATGGCACCAGCTAATGATCCAAGAATAACAGTATTTGTTTCTATTGATGAACCGGATCCTTCAAATTACTATGCAGGTCAAATAGCAGCTCCAGCAGCACAGGGGTTATTTAAAGATATATTTAATTATTTAGCATTGAAAAGTGATGCAGACGGAGAAGATATAGCTAAAAGCCTTTTAAAGGATATAACTATTCCTGAAGTTAGAGGTAAGACAAAAGAAGAAGCACAAAAGATATTAAAGGATTTAAAATTAGATTGTGAAATACAGTCCCAAGGAGAATATGTAGTAGATATGAATCCTAAACCAGGGTATACTGTAAAAGAAGGTAGTAAAATCGTTCTTTACACAGGGAACAATCAAAATTATAATAAAGTAGTGGTTGTTCCAAATGTAAAAGGGCATACTGTAGAACAGGCTATGTCTGTATTAAATAGTATAGGATTAAGAGGAGACATACAGGGCGATGGAATTATTTCTCACCAAAGTATAGAAGCAAATAAGGAAGTTAAAAAAGGAACTATGGTTAATTTAAAAGCAGAACCAATAGGAGATTAA
- a CDS encoding UDP-N-acetylmuramoyl-L-alanyl-D-glutamate--2,6-diaminopimelate ligase, whose translation MDLSLILKSLEYSFIKEDKKEIEKIEYDSRKVKEGDLFVCIEGYATDGHKYAQKAYDNGAKVIVCEKDLEDLSYYKECTIIKVPDSRKALAIMASNYYGNPSKHIKIIGITGTNGKTTSTFMMKAILEKAGYKVGLLGTIANYIGNKKIESHRTTPESLELQKLFKDMVDEKVDYCVMEVSSHSLYLDRVYGVEFKEAIFTNLTQDHLDFHKTFENYFNSKLILFKNAQNSVINIDDSYGEKVLKKALGNKITYGVEKNCDLKAENLYMHSRGVEFDTIFKNEKETIALNIPGKYNIYNALGSIGACLLEGISLKTIKEALEDMPSVPGRCEIVTKNYNLGYDVIVDYAHTPDGLENILSTAREFTKGRLISVYGCGGDRDRTKRPIMGKVGSDLSDIAIITSDNPRTEDPSLIIKDVLEGIEKDNYIVVEGRRDAIKKAMEIAKENDVIVVAGKGHEDYQILKDKTIHFDEREVIEELIKEI comes from the coding sequence ATGGATTTAAGTTTAATATTAAAGTCATTAGAATATTCTTTTATAAAAGAGGATAAAAAGGAGATAGAAAAAATAGAATATGATTCAAGAAAGGTTAAAGAGGGAGATTTATTTGTTTGTATAGAAGGGTATGCAACAGATGGTCATAAATATGCCCAAAAAGCTTATGACAATGGAGCCAAAGTAATTGTTTGTGAGAAAGATTTAGAAGATTTATCTTATTATAAAGAGTGTACTATAATAAAGGTCCCAGACAGTAGAAAAGCCTTAGCTATAATGGCATCTAATTATTATGGTAACCCATCTAAACATATTAAGATAATAGGTATTACAGGAACAAATGGCAAAACTACATCTACTTTTATGATGAAAGCTATATTAGAAAAAGCAGGTTATAAAGTTGGACTTTTAGGAACTATAGCAAATTATATAGGAAATAAAAAAATAGAATCCCATAGAACTACTCCAGAATCTTTAGAATTACAAAAATTATTTAAAGACATGGTAGATGAAAAAGTAGATTATTGTGTAATGGAAGTATCTTCTCATTCTTTATATTTAGATAGAGTTTATGGAGTAGAATTTAAAGAAGCTATATTTACAAATCTAACACAGGATCATTTGGATTTTCATAAAACCTTTGAAAACTATTTTAACTCCAAACTAATTTTATTTAAAAATGCTCAAAATTCAGTTATAAATATAGATGATAGTTATGGGGAAAAAGTATTAAAGAAAGCTTTAGGAAATAAAATAACCTATGGTGTAGAGAAGAATTGTGACTTAAAAGCGGAAAATTTATACATGCATTCTAGAGGTGTAGAATTTGATACTATATTTAAAAATGAAAAAGAAACTATAGCTTTAAATATACCAGGTAAATATAATATATATAATGCTCTAGGAAGCATTGGTGCTTGTCTTTTAGAGGGTATTTCTTTAAAAACTATAAAAGAAGCATTAGAAGATATGCCATCTGTACCAGGAAGATGTGAAATTGTAACTAAAAACTATAATTTAGGTTATGATGTTATAGTAGATTATGCCCATACACCAGATGGCTTAGAAAATATATTATCTACTGCTAGAGAGTTCACAAAGGGAAGATTAATAAGTGTATATGGATGTGGTGGAGATAGAGATAGAACTAAAAGACCTATTATGGGAAAAGTAGGATCAGATTTAAGTGATATAGCTATAATAACCTCAGATAATCCAAGAACAGAGGATCCTTCCCTTATAATAAAAGATGTGCTAGAAGGTATAGAGAAAGATAATTATATAGTAGTTGAAGGAAGACGAGATGCAATAAAAAAGGCTATGGAAATAGCCAAAGAAAATGATGTTATAGTAGTGGCAGGAAAAGGCCATGAAGATTATCAGATATTAAAAGATAAAACCATTCATTTTGATGAAAGAGAAGTAATAGAGGAGTTAATAAAAGAAATATAA
- a CDS encoding UDP-N-acetylmuramoyl-tripeptide--D-alanyl-D-alanine ligase → MENVKLEEIIKAVNGELVITGEKDEYNSVSTDTRKIEKGDIFIALKGENFNGNKFVQTAIENGAALCIVSEINFDKEKIGKSSYVIKVENTNKALLDLAKYYKSKLDIKVVAITGSTGKTSTKDLVAAVLSEKYKVFKTEGNFNNEIGLPLMIFKLDKSYDIAVLEMGMNHFNEIHNMAEAAKPDIAIITNIGISHIENLGSRENILKAKLEVTDFFSKDNILIINGDNDLLSNFESDKYKVCKIGTEKKFDFNGYNLNLEEESIKFDILEQGKTAYKGFNVNVPGKHNVLNSLTAIACGKVLDMNYKDIQNGIKNLKATSMRLDIIKEKGFTIINDCYNASPDSMKAAIDVMKNVKGKRTIALLGSMRELGNEGYRAHREVSEYAKEKGVDLLFSIGEFNEAYREGFEEINKDNYKSFLNNEEAAKYIKNIIKDGDIILVKASRAMKLEEIVQKLRIKQEK, encoded by the coding sequence GTGGAAAATGTTAAACTAGAAGAAATAATAAAAGCAGTTAATGGTGAGTTAGTGATAACTGGAGAAAAAGATGAATATAATTCAGTAAGTACAGATACAAGAAAAATAGAAAAGGGAGATATATTTATAGCCCTAAAAGGAGAAAATTTTAATGGAAATAAGTTTGTACAAACGGCCATAGAAAATGGAGCAGCTTTATGCATAGTAAGTGAAATAAATTTTGATAAAGAAAAAATAGGTAAATCTTCTTATGTAATAAAGGTGGAGAATACTAATAAGGCTCTTTTAGATTTAGCTAAATACTATAAAAGTAAACTAGATATAAAAGTGGTTGCTATTACTGGATCTACAGGAAAAACATCTACAAAGGATTTAGTTGCGGCTGTGCTTTCAGAAAAATATAAAGTATTTAAAACAGAGGGAAACTTTAATAATGAGATAGGACTTCCTCTTATGATTTTTAAATTAGATAAAAGTTATGATATAGCAGTTTTAGAAATGGGAATGAATCATTTTAATGAAATACACAATATGGCAGAAGCAGCAAAGCCAGATATAGCTATAATAACTAATATAGGTATATCTCATATAGAAAATTTAGGATCTAGGGAAAATATTTTAAAAGCAAAATTGGAAGTAACAGATTTCTTTAGTAAGGATAATATTTTAATAATAAATGGAGACAATGATCTTCTATCAAATTTTGAAAGTGATAAATATAAGGTATGCAAAATAGGTACAGAGAAAAAATTTGATTTTAATGGATATAATTTAAATTTAGAAGAGGAAAGTATAAAATTTGATATATTAGAACAAGGTAAAACAGCCTATAAAGGCTTTAATGTGAATGTACCCGGGAAGCATAATGTGCTTAATTCTCTTACCGCTATAGCCTGTGGAAAAGTTTTAGATATGAACTACAAAGATATACAAAATGGAATAAAAAATTTAAAAGCTACCTCTATGAGGCTAGACATTATTAAGGAGAAGGGCTTTACTATAATAAATGATTGTTATAATGCAAGTCCGGATTCTATGAAAGCAGCTATAGATGTAATGAAAAATGTAAAGGGAAAAAGAACTATAGCTTTATTAGGTTCCATGAGGGAACTTGGAAATGAGGGGTATAGAGCCCATAGGGAAGTTTCTGAATATGCAAAAGAAAAGGGAGTAGATTTATTATTTTCTATAGGAGAGTTTAATGAAGCCTATAGGGAGGGTTTTGAAGAAATAAACAAAGATAATTATAAAAGCTTTTTAAATAATGAAGAAGCAGCAAAATACATAAAAAATATAATAAAAGATGGTGATATAATATTAGTTAAAGCATCTAGAGCTATGAAGCTAGAAGAAATAGTACAAAAACTAAGGATAAAACAAGAAAAATAG
- the mraY gene encoding phospho-N-acetylmuramoyl-pentapeptide-transferase — MNRIVYAVLLAFLISILGGPILIPLLHKFKFGQNIREEGPKSHRKKAGTPTMGGVIFILSSIITMALTIRKPGDEAMVALYAFIAFGIIGALDDGLKIIHKDNLGLRAYQKMLLILIVSGIFGYYSANNPNIGTSIIMPFTRKSVDLGMLYIPGIIIYFAATTNAVNLTDGLDGLATSVTLLVMTFFALVSFGMGHYTLAIFCAVLAGALLGFLRYNAFPAQVFMGDTGSLALGGAVAAVAMILKLEILVVIVGGIYVLETLSVIIQVISFKLTGKRVFKMSPIHHHFELSGWHETKVVSVFSIITVILCLVAFLAL; from the coding sequence ATGAATAGAATAGTATATGCAGTGCTTTTAGCCTTTTTAATATCTATATTAGGAGGACCAATATTAATACCTTTATTACACAAATTTAAATTTGGACAAAATATAAGAGAAGAGGGACCAAAAAGTCATAGAAAAAAAGCAGGTACCCCTACTATGGGCGGAGTTATATTTATATTATCATCTATAATAACAATGGCGTTAACTATAAGAAAGCCAGGGGATGAAGCTATGGTAGCTTTATATGCATTTATAGCTTTTGGGATAATAGGTGCTTTAGATGATGGCTTGAAAATAATTCATAAAGACAATTTAGGACTAAGGGCTTACCAAAAAATGTTATTAATTTTAATTGTATCTGGTATATTTGGGTATTATTCTGCCAATAATCCTAATATAGGTACTTCAATAATAATGCCTTTTACTAGGAAAAGTGTGGATTTAGGAATGCTTTATATACCGGGTATAATAATATATTTTGCAGCCACTACTAATGCTGTTAATTTAACAGATGGATTAGATGGATTAGCTACGTCTGTTACATTACTTGTTATGACTTTCTTTGCTTTGGTGAGTTTTGGAATGGGCCACTATACTTTAGCTATATTTTGTGCAGTGTTAGCAGGAGCGCTTTTAGGATTTTTAAGATATAATGCATTTCCGGCCCAAGTATTTATGGGAGATACAGGTTCCTTAGCTTTAGGTGGAGCAGTAGCTGCTGTGGCTATGATACTAAAATTGGAAATATTGGTTGTAATAGTAGGTGGAATATATGTATTAGAAACTTTATCTGTAATAATACAGGTTATATCCTTTAAGCTTACAGGAAAAAGAGTATTTAAAATGAGTCCTATACATCATCATTTTGAATTAAGTGGATGGCATGAAACTAAAGTAGTATCTGTTTTTTCAATAATTACAGTAATATTATGTTTGGTTGCTTTCTTGGCATTATAA
- the spoVE gene encoding stage V sporulation protein E produces MKKTKTKLGAIDFTLFVTITLLVSIGVIMVYSASSYSAFFNPNIKDSTYFLKKQGGAGIVGIISMLFIIKIDYHKYKKHTKKLMLITIVLLLMVFLFQPVNGARRWIRLGPLSLQPSEITKYMIVMYMAKSLESKGEKIKTFTYGIIPYLLVSGFYAGLVFAEKNLSIAAVIMIVTLIVLYVSGAKTKHISLVMLMVLLAGVAGIIFEPFRVKRFLSFLNPWEDPKGTGYQLIQSLLALGSGGIWGVGVGRSRQKCYYIPEPHNDFIFAIIGEELGLIGCIFIVILFSIFIWRGIVIATKAKDTYGTILATGITSIVAVQAIINMAVVTGSMPVTGVPLPFISYGGSSLAINLMAMGILLNISRQTENTI; encoded by the coding sequence ATGAAAAAAACTAAAACTAAATTAGGTGCTATAGATTTTACTCTTTTTGTTACCATAACCTTATTGGTATCTATAGGGGTAATAATGGTTTATAGTGCTAGTTCTTACAGTGCCTTTTTCAATCCAAATATAAAAGATAGTACTTATTTTTTAAAGAAACAGGGAGGAGCAGGAATTGTAGGGATAATATCTATGCTCTTTATAATTAAGATTGATTATCATAAATATAAAAAACATACAAAAAAGTTAATGCTTATAACTATAGTGTTGTTACTTATGGTTTTTCTATTTCAACCAGTAAATGGAGCTAGAAGATGGATAAGATTAGGTCCATTATCTCTTCAACCATCAGAGATAACTAAATATATGATAGTTATGTATATGGCCAAAAGTTTAGAATCCAAAGGAGAAAAAATTAAAACTTTTACCTATGGCATAATTCCATATTTATTAGTTTCAGGATTTTATGCAGGGTTGGTATTTGCAGAAAAAAATCTTAGTATAGCAGCTGTTATAATGATAGTTACTTTAATAGTTTTATATGTATCAGGAGCCAAAACTAAACATATATCCCTTGTAATGCTTATGGTTCTACTCGCAGGAGTAGCAGGCATAATCTTTGAACCCTTTAGAGTGAAAAGATTTTTAAGCTTCTTAAATCCTTGGGAAGATCCTAAAGGTACCGGATATCAACTTATTCAATCCTTATTAGCCTTAGGATCTGGAGGAATTTGGGGAGTAGGCGTAGGTAGATCGAGACAAAAATGCTACTATATACCGGAACCTCACAATGATTTTATCTTTGCAATAATAGGTGAAGAATTAGGTTTAATAGGCTGTATTTTTATAGTGATTTTATTCTCAATATTTATATGGAGAGGAATAGTTATAGCTACAAAAGCTAAAGATACATACGGTACTATTTTAGCTACAGGAATTACATCTATAGTAGCGGTTCAGGCTATAATAAATATGGCCGTTGTTACAGGTTCTATGCCTGTTACCGGAGTCCCCCTTCCTTTTATAAGCTATGGTGGATCTTCTTTAGCAATTAATTTAATGGCTATGGGAATATTGCTTAATATATCTAGACAAACTGAAAATACCATATAA
- a CDS encoding cell division protein FtsQ/DivIB: protein MSKDLISTDEYIEIKKKTKRIKKIVVLFIFLISILVTLCLKIPYFNIESIEVQGNINISKEIIKDTSTIKTGNNIFYANKRDAIENISLNPYIEEVKITKKLPNKLQIYVKEREALFYNKVDKDFFIISKNGCLLEKRKDIKNMKLINLQGFEFNESKIGNPLKSKDERSVKILNDFGVLFKNNTSDVVFNQLDLRNLLDIRIYSKGICVKIGTSDQIEKKLNTAINILKRDELKKAKKGYVDVSYEGNPVFYIEK from the coding sequence ATGAGTAAAGATTTAATAAGCACAGACGAATATATAGAAATAAAAAAAAAGACAAAAAGAATAAAAAAGATAGTAGTATTATTTATATTTTTAATATCTATCTTGGTAACCCTATGCCTTAAAATACCTTATTTTAATATAGAATCAATTGAGGTACAAGGTAATATAAATATATCTAAAGAGATAATAAAAGATACTTCTACTATTAAAACAGGAAATAATATATTTTATGCTAATAAAAGAGATGCAATAGAAAATATTTCATTGAATCCATATATTGAAGAAGTAAAAATTACAAAAAAACTTCCTAATAAATTACAGATATATGTTAAAGAAAGAGAAGCTTTGTTTTATAATAAAGTGGATAAAGACTTTTTTATTATATCTAAGAATGGATGCCTATTAGAAAAAAGAAAAGACATTAAAAATATGAAACTTATCAATTTACAAGGATTTGAATTCAATGAATCTAAAATAGGAAATCCTTTAAAATCTAAGGATGAAAGATCAGTAAAAATTTTAAATGATTTTGGAGTACTATTTAAAAATAATACCTCTGATGTAGTTTTCAATCAGTTAGATTTAAGAAATTTATTGGATATTAGAATTTATTCTAAGGGTATATGTGTAAAAATTGGTACATCAGATCAAATAGAAAAGAAATTGAATACAGCTATAAATATTTTAAAAAGGGATGAACTTAAAAAAGCAAAAAAGGGATATGTAGATGTTAGTTATGAAGGAAATCCTGTATTTTATATAGAAAAATAG